GAAGGTCCGCTCGGGCATGCGCACCTTGAGCTTCAGCTCCTTGAGCATCTGGAAGGCCTGCGGCGTCGTCACCTCGTGGATGAGGTGCAGGCCCACCAGGAGCTGGGTCTGCCCGGACGGCA
The DNA window shown above is from Candidatus Methylomirabilota bacterium and carries:
- a CDS encoding aconitase family protein, translating into MARTLLDKVWEAHTVRTLPSGQTQLLVGLHLIHEVTTPQAFQMLKELKLKVRMPERTF